A part of [Chlorobium] sp. 445 genomic DNA contains:
- a CDS encoding cytochrome C yields the protein MAQLFPRWLNKFPTVFAIGTVGGLVLVVLLIWYYWSPKALDVGYRPKQPVPYSHKLHAGDLGMDCRYCHTTVEKAANASVPSTQTCMNCHEKHVLPNSEKLLKVRESWTTGKPIEWIKVHKVPDYAYFNHSVHVNVGIGCQSCHGNVAQMDERGVMQVEALSMGWCLDCHRNPDPHLRPVNEVTNMNWVVPTNHTEFVSELKAKRKINPPTECSACHR from the coding sequence ATGGCGCAGTTATTTCCGCGATGGCTCAACAAATTTCCAACGGTCTTTGCAATTGGAACTGTTGGGGGCTTGGTGCTGGTCGTGCTGTTGATTTGGTATTACTGGTCGCCTAAAGCGCTGGATGTAGGCTACCGTCCCAAACAGCCAGTACCGTATAGTCATAAACTGCATGCAGGTGACTTGGGCATGGATTGTCGCTACTGCCACACAACCGTTGAAAAAGCCGCAAATGCCAGCGTGCCATCGACACAGACCTGCATGAACTGCCACGAAAAGCATGTGCTGCCGAACAGTGAAAAGCTCTTGAAGGTGCGTGAGAGCTGGACCACAGGCAAGCCAATCGAATGGATCAAAGTGCACAAAGTGCCAGACTATGCGTATTTCAACCACAGTGTGCATGTCAATGTCGGTATCGGATGCCAGAGCTGCCACGGCAATGTCGCGCAGATGGATGAGCGTGGTGTGATGCAAGTAGAAGCGCTCTCTATGGGCTGGTGCTTGGATTGTCATCGAAATCCTGATCCGCATCTGCGACCAGTCAACGAAGTAACGAATATGAATTGGGTTGTGCCAACAAATCATACAGAATTTGTCTCGGAACTTAAAGCTAAGCGCAAGATCAATCCGCCGACGGAGTGTTCGGCATGCCATCGATAA
- a CDS encoding protoheme IX farnesyltransferase has product MCNANMELKELNKVAKVAQKESRPHQSVGEVLKSLLLLTKPTIMLLVVLSAAVALCLEGSVLHDPLQFALILFAVYLTGGAANALNQYFERNVDAQMARTKLRRPLPQGKLTPNQALGFIVIIATVGIGIFALAFNWLSALITTGTILFYGFFYTLWLKPTTPQNIVIGGAAGAMAPIGVWAAITGNVALEAYLLFAIVFFWTPPHFWALAIFCKEDYLKVNYPMMPVVKGDDETMRQILIYTFITIGVTVALAIVIESYVFGAVALGLGVLYVKKTLGARRHRTKEAVRALFGYSIVYLFGLFAALIASSTATHLLWS; this is encoded by the coding sequence ATGTGCAATGCAAACATGGAATTAAAGGAATTAAATAAGGTTGCAAAGGTTGCACAAAAAGAGAGCAGACCGCACCAATCAGTTGGTGAAGTGCTGAAAAGTCTGCTGCTCTTAACAAAGCCAACAATTATGCTGCTGGTTGTCTTATCGGCAGCTGTAGCACTGTGCTTGGAAGGCAGTGTGCTGCACGATCCACTGCAGTTTGCGCTCATTCTCTTTGCAGTCTATCTCACAGGTGGGGCAGCAAATGCGCTCAATCAATACTTTGAGCGCAATGTCGATGCGCAGATGGCACGTACCAAATTGCGCCGTCCGTTGCCGCAAGGCAAACTCACACCAAATCAAGCCCTTGGCTTTATTGTCATTATTGCAACGGTGGGTATCGGCATTTTCGCTCTTGCCTTTAATTGGCTTAGCGCGCTCATTACGACAGGGACGATTCTTTTTTACGGATTTTTCTACACGCTTTGGCTCAAACCGACAACTCCACAAAACATCGTCATCGGTGGCGCGGCTGGCGCAATGGCGCCTATTGGGGTGTGGGCAGCTATAACAGGTAATGTTGCGCTAGAAGCCTATCTGCTGTTTGCAATTGTGTTTTTTTGGACACCTCCGCACTTCTGGGCATTAGCGATTTTTTGCAAAGAAGATTACTTGAAAGTCAATTATCCAATGATGCCCGTGGTAAAAGGCGACGACGAGACCATGCGGCAAATTCTGATTTACACTTTCATTACAATCGGTGTAACAGTAGCTTTAGCAATTGTCATTGAGAGCTATGTCTTCGGTGCTGTGGCGCTGGGGCTTGGTGTGCTCTATGTTAAGAAAACGCTTGGTGCACGAAGACATCGCACCAAAGAAGCAGTGCGTGCCCTGTTTGGGTATTCTATTGTCTATCTCTTCGGGCTATTTGCAGCACTGATTGCAAGTAGCACAGCAACGCATTTGCTCTGGAGCTAA